The following DNA comes from Methylophilus sp. 5.
GTATCAGGCCATACTCATGAAAATCATGAATGCATGTTGCGTAGTTTAATCACGACAACGGCGCCTAGCAGTTTTAATATGGTCACACGTTGATAGCAATCGCTAAAACGAATTTAAGATCAAGGAGAAATGACTATGTGGACTAAACCAGCTGCTACCGAAATGCGTTTCGGTTTTGAAGTAACTATGTACGTTA
Coding sequences within:
- the pqqA gene encoding pyrroloquinoline quinone precursor peptide PqqA encodes the protein MWTKPAATEMRFGFEVTMYVMNK